From the genome of Clostridia bacterium, one region includes:
- a CDS encoding VOC family protein, with protein sequence MSFCWATVTVKDLEESLRFYQEIVGLTLDRRFQAGPGLEIAFLGDGETKVELIANREVKEVNIGPYISLGFKVDSLDDKMAFVRERGIPIHSGPFQPNPHTRFFFIQDPNGLRIQFVEVK encoded by the coding sequence ATGAGTTTCTGCTGGGCGACTGTTACCGTGAAAGACTTGGAAGAATCCCTACGTTTCTACCAGGAGATCGTGGGCTTAACACTGGACCGGAGATTTCAGGCGGGGCCGGGCCTGGAAATTGCTTTTCTCGGGGACGGGGAAACAAAAGTGGAGTTAATTGCCAACCGGGAGGTGAAAGAGGTCAACATCGGTCCTTATATCTCCCTGGGCTTTAAAGTGGATTCCCTGGATGACAAAATGGCCTTTGTCCGGGAAAGGGGCATCCCTATTCACAGCGGCCCCTTCCAGCCTAACCCGCACACGCGCTTCTTCTTTATCCAGGATCCCAACGGGTTGAGAATCCAGTTTGTGGAGGTAAAATAG